One Lutzomyia longipalpis isolate SR_M1_2022 chromosome 4, ASM2433408v1 DNA segment encodes these proteins:
- the LOC129795908 gene encoding protein jagunal, giving the protein MASRGGPMVTGTDGADFQHRQRVSAIYQISAINKSRLKYCIFFHYLLFFAMLAKLCSDILDRLDIFILEIEELQVPDPLWWEYIWCLSIVTSFIGLSAAKGNRIRDMQKYIIALTVFGILPFIYGLAYYMSDVVDYLTFDSDGDVDIEDTDIFFWQGLPYGLLWYAFILVGMQIHGFSIYFAWNLIKAWQSRSAARKVQ; this is encoded by the exons ATGGCATCACGCGGTGGACCAATGGTCACCGGTACAGACGGAGCGGATTTTCAGCATCGACAGCGTGTCTCTGCCATTTACCAAATCAG TGCAATCAACAAGTCACGTCTCAAGTACTGCATCTTCTTCCACTACCTCCTCTTTTTTGCCATGCTGGCGAAATTGTGTTCAGATATTCTGGATCGTCTGGacatttttattcttgaaattgAGGAACTCCAGGTGCCGGATCCGCTGTGGTGGGAATACATTTGGTGCCTGTCGATTGTTACATCCTTCATTGGGTTGTCCGCTGCAAAGGGGAATCGCATTAGGGATATGCAAAAGTACATAATTGCCCTTACTGTCTTCGGAATTTTGCCCTTCATCTATGGCCTTGCGTACTACATGAGTGATGTCGTTGACTACCTAACATTCGACAGTGATGGAGATGTTGATATTGAAGATACGGACATTTTCTTCTGGCAG gGACTTCCTTATGGACTCCTGTGGTACGCCTTCATTCTCGTTGGCATGCAAATTCACGGCTTCTCCATCTATTTTGCATGGAATCTAATAAAGGCCTGGCAATCACGAAGTGCTGCCCGGAAAGTACAATAA